One stretch of Diabrotica undecimpunctata isolate CICGRU chromosome 5, icDiaUnde3, whole genome shotgun sequence DNA includes these proteins:
- the LOC140442245 gene encoding uncharacterized protein, with the protein MDLLSVTDEPFSDTSIENCQFHSYQPYNSASPNCNDEVRIIITDFDALTAPSNSYIYIEGQLLTDKNQVPTKFKFINNAIAYLFREIRYELNGVNVDSVRNLGLVSTIKNYLSLNDNTSKLLINAGWCPNEKDRILTDDKGNFNLFIPLRLWLGIFEDFTKIIMGMRQELVLIRDKDDIDAVLSTDKTEHPKIKLLKLSWHVPHVTPSSSQQIILNKILNSNNELPIKFISWELIEYPALPNSTRHTWPVKTSTKLESPKHVIIALQDGRKGNLLKDLSQFDHCNLRNIRVFLNSNRYPYNDLELDFDSNRFATLYEMFANFQESYYHLTNNQPSLTPQEFKEKAPIVHIDCSRQPEVLQSGSVTLRIEFETTKPIGTNISAYCLILHEKEFYYNPLTKIVRQV; encoded by the coding sequence ATGGATTTATTAAGTGTTACCGATGAGCCCTTTAGTGATACATCAATCGAAAACTGCCAATTTCATAGTTATCAACCGTACAATTCTGCATCTCCCAACTGCAATGATGAGGTCCGAATAATAATAACAGATTTTGACGCCCTTACTGCGCCCAGTAATAGCTATATTTACATTGAAGGTCAACTACTGACCGACAAAAATCAAGTCCCAACaaaattcaaatttattaataacgctATTGCCTACTTGTTTCGAGAAATCCGATATGAATTAAACGGGGTAAATGTAGATTCCGTACGAAATCTGGGCTTAGTTTctactattaaaaattatttgtcaTTAAACGATAATACATCTAAGCTTTTAATTAACGCAGGGTGGTGTCCAAATGAAAAAGACCGCATTCTAACCGATGACAaaggaaattttaatttatttattccgCTCAGACTTTGGTTGGGAATATTtgaagattttacaaaaattattatggGAATGAGACAAGAATTGGTACTGATTCGAGATAAAGATGACATAGACGCAGTATTATCAACAGATAAGACAGAACATCCAAAGATAAAGCTGTTAAAGCTATCATGGCATGTTCCTCACGTTACTCCTTCGAGTTCTCAAcagattatattaaataaaatcctCAATAGTAATAATGAGCTACCCATTAAATTTATAAGCTGGGAGCTAATCGAATACCCTGCTTTACCAAATTCCACGAGACATACGTGGCCTGTCAAAACATCTACTAAATTAGAAAGCCCGAAGCATGTTATTATTGCATTACAAGACGGAAGGAAAGGAAATTTGTTAAAGGACCTGAGTCAATTTGATCATTGTAACCTGAGAAATATTCGTGTTTTTCTAAATTCTAACAGATATCCGTACAATGATCTGGAGCTAGATTTTGACAGTAACCGCTTTGCTACTTTATATGAAATGTTTGCAAATTTTCAAGAATCTTATTATCATCTAACAAATAATCAACCATCATTAACTCCACAAGAATTTAAGGAAAAAGCACCCATAGTACATATCGATTGCTCTCGTCAGCCTGAAGTTCTTCAAAGTGGATCTGTTACTCTGAGAATTGAATTTGAAACTACTAAGCCAATAGGTACTAATATCTCAGCGTACTGTCTCATTTTACATGAGAAAGAATTTTATTACAACCCGCTAACAAAGATTGTAAGACAAGTATAA